A segment of the Fusarium oxysporum f. sp. lycopersici 4287 chromosome 4, whole genome shotgun sequence genome:
GGGACCAGGTTCATATCAGGGCAGACTTTCAGGGTCGTTGTTGAATCTTATTACGATCACACCCCTTTGACTTGTCACCTCCGTCGCCTTCGCTTACGCCCCGGCTTTGTTTGAGTGCGGGGGCTAGAGAGCATATCTTGACCAATAGCGAATCAGTTTGTTGGATGAAAGAAAAGTGAGGCCCAGTGTCTTCCACAATTTCTAATAAGCGAGTCGCCCTGTTTTCTATCACCCTCTGTGTCAAAGCTGGCTGCTGATCTTGGTTTTTGTCTGTCATCGGTCCATGCTTGACCAAGGCAATTTGGTTTGGAGGCTTCCAGACTTCCGCCGGGTGCTAAACAGAACCTGGCACTTTGTGCATTTGCCGGATGCTTTTCATTTACCGAACTGACTATCAACTCACATGCTGTCTCCTAAATAGCTTCAGTTTCTTGGATACAAGTGAACTCCCCTGATCTCTCATTGGCTTTGAATCATAAATGGCCCCATTGTTCTGTCGAGACACCACCAAAAGAACCGGCGGTTCTGAACCCTTGTCTAAGTACTTCAACACAGTTCGAGTCAACGAGAGACCAGGCCAATTATCGAAAGTCAAGGAATATGGGCTGTGGTGGTTGCTAGGTACCCACTCTATACCCGAAACTCAACTCTGCCAGGAAAATGATCTCCAGTAATCTCAAACACAAACAAACCCGATACCATGTTAAAAGGCAAACATCTGCAATCGCCATTTTATATTGCTATCTTTCAGTTTCTTGCTTATCTGACCCCCGAGCAAGTATTTCGCACTTCCTCACCTTATCATCTCACGATATTCTCTGTTGATGTGTGAGATATCCTGACACAAACCACCGGGGAACCGGACTCGCGGTGTTTATGGCTGGAGACCACGCGTACCTAATACCTGACAGGCCCCATGCACGTCCCAAAACTCTTTCCAAGTTTTTGACATTCAATTTCGTGATGCCTCTGCATAGTAATTCCCTGTTGCAGTTCACAGCAAGCTAACATGCTCAGAGTAGAGATTGTGGCCTTTTCCGGCATGCGATGTGACACGATATACTCCAGCCAAAACCCCTAAAAACCTGTCATTGACTGCCCAACTGAGGCTCTGGCTTGCAGATCATTTGCCATGTGACGTCGATCCGTCATCCCAAGTGAGGAAATCCAGGGTCCTTGCAAGGTCAAGTCCCCTGATCGCTTAGAACATTTCGAATGGTTTCTACGGACAGAAATCTCGATTCCTTGTTTTCGCCCAATACCTACGTAGTGGGCGACGGATGGAAACAAGAATATTGTGACAGTAATGCCACACACTTAAGGTTTGTAACGGGTTTTCTGAGGAAAGTCACGAGACTGACAGAACAATGAAAACCGTCCAATCCCGACGATTCTCCGTCCGCTCCTAAGTTTATGGCGTTCTTGATGGACAGTGGAAGGTTcctacaacaccaaaaatGTATCTCCAATTAGATGCACACCTCAAACCCGATTCTCCGTGGCAATAGGATATGCCAAACTTTGAGATGCGAATCGAATTCTCAAAACCTGCAAAAATCCTGTCTCGAGTGGCAATACACCTCTATCGCGCCTCGCCACATCTCTTTCGGATATAAGCGACCGAATACGTTCTGATTGGATAGATTGACGCTTCAatcttctcgatctcgagGAAGCGCAGTTGTAGCTCAGATCGAGCTCCACGGGACGACCCTTCGTGCAGCGGCTGGATCGCGGACAGGCTTGAGTAAAGGTGGCTTGGGTCCATCGACAATATCCAATCCCTTGTTTCCTTTGGGAGGTTGATTTCTTGCACAAGTGTCGATCAAAGTCCCTGAAAAGAGGAATCCAGAGGTGCCCTCTTTATTGGAGGCTTGACTCACTCTTAATGCCGAAATGCGATTTCCAGATGATGGGGATTTGAACAATCTCCATGTTGGTCACCCGTTCATCGTCGGCATCGCTGCTGGTCGGGTCTCCCCCTTCGATCTAGAATGGATGAACGTGTTGATTACTGGTGGATTCGTTCGAGACCATCGTCAGGGACGCAACTGTAAGCGAAGTGTTGTGGCTCTCCGGTATGAAGGAAGGATTGCGAGATGCAACGCAAATCTTAATTGTAGTACTTGGGATCTTGTCTTATCACAGATCGATCACTTTATTGCATCGTACAATCGAAAGATTACGAAACCCTTGCTTTACACCACCATGGCGAGGCACAAGCATCCTAGTCCCCCCGGTAACTTTCAAGATCTATAGGGACGGGCCCACGGGTTTGATCTCTAGGCATTACAGATGTGCACGCGATCTGTGAAACATCCTGACCACTTGCAACGGATGGTTGAGCTTCCTTGTTTGTCTTCATGACTAGCCTTTGCAGTATGGACCAGTTCTTTACCGCGAACAGCATAGAACCCTAATTAAGGTATTGCAGATTATTGTGTCACCAGTGCTGCCGTCGATAGGTCTAACCTAGCATTCGGTCGAGGGTCTCGACTCTGTGGCAGTTGCTTATTTCCGCTCGATCTTCGGGACCTTGCTATTCTCCCACGATCGTCACCAGGATTGGTACGTACACCAACAAGACAGTAAAGCACAGCTAGACCCCTTCCTCTCTTGGCTCCCGCATCAAAACTAGATGCGTGAGCTAACTCGCCCTTTCGGGGGACCCTTGGCCGCCGGAGCGGGACCTCCGGCGTCCCTTGACCACTAGGATGTTTTGAGGATGCTGTTCGAGCGTCCCTGGCAGATATCTGCTGTTTGAAGCCACACATAACCCCTGGGCGATCGTCGAATTTGAGACGAAGCGACTACATAGAGAGAAGAGCATGAGGCTCGTGAGGTTGCACAGATCTGAAGCATTGTGGGTTCCGATCGCCCAGAATGCGGGAGCTGATCTGTGATCTGACCCTTTGATACACGGCACTAGACTTGAACACACCATTGGCTAAAGGGCTTTTGGTGTAGAGCCTATCAAATTCTCCATGGTAGTGTGAAGTTGCTGCAGTTGATATGCTTCTGATAACCCTCAATCACGGTTCCTGTTCCTTTCACTTATCCAATCTGAGGAAGTCAGGTATTATCTCAAGACTCGACTTTGGTTGGTTTCGCTGCCACTTTCCCCATACTTTCGGAGACAGTCCCTCGGCAATTCTGTTGCCAGATAGCAGACAAAAGTGGCCTTCTGCGTGGGAATACTACCTATTTCATTATGTTTCTGTGTTAGGAAACGGGGTTTCCCCTCAACTTGTTAGTATCCATCCGGCGACCTGGCCTTAGAGACTCTGGTCCAGTATTCACCACGGCAGACTATAGTTCGCTAGTTTTGGTTCTCGCATCAACTTCCCAGGGACTTATACCAGCCTCTCACTGTTCCTTCTTGCGGGTGGTACGTACAACTGATTCGGCTCGATATTGCCACCCTAACTGCCTGAAGCGAGCAATGGTATGTCTTGCTCATACCGGTCTTGGGTCAAGTCAATCGTATCTATACGATATGATACAGCGGTAAAGATCTAGTGGTTTCATGATGCCTTGGatttttgtttctttttcaactCCCTTTCCCGTGTCGCCAATTTTGAACTACCTAGACTTAGTTCGGTTTTTGTTATTCAATCATGATTTGACACAAGAAAAGCATTCGTACAATACTCATACTGTCGGTGTACTATCCCATATGATGGGACAATTATGTGTAGCTCATATAGGATATCCAGTTGTCAGGAAAGGGTATTGTTGGTTTttaacatcaacaagatcacTAGCCACCCATTTTCAATTTCTATATCACACACCGAACTTCATGTGCAGAAGAGATCTAGCTAAAATTGTCTTGGTGAGAATTTACTAGCCAGTATAGGGTGGACTGGTTGTTGTAAGTGCTTCGATGTCGTTTTCTTTCTGTACTTTAGGTATTAGGAAACAAGCAGAAGTGATGCACTGATAGGGTCTATTTATCAGTGCCTTGATCTGCCCCTTCAGAAACTGGTACTATAAGTCGATTCCATAGACGGTCTCATAGTGGACTAATTCACTTGAATATTTGTACCGAGGCAGGCAAGAAACTGAGAGACAGTGTTGTTCGTCTCTATTACTGGTCGTTTTACTATTTTAGGATTGCGACTCTATGTCTATGCAGTCTAGCATAACTTCTAACGCTTCCGCCCTCAACTCCAGAGTCAACGCATCGACTCACGTACAACAATAACCAACAACTCACAAATCGCTAATGCCACATCCACTACTGCTACACCATCCCGAGGGACTCTTATTTTAGGTACGtgctctcatcatcgtcataAACATTAAGCTTTTTGGAGAAGAGACTTGCCAGTCATCTCCTCGGGTTGAGGCAGACCCATGGCAGCAAGCACGGTAGGGGCAACATCACCGAGGACACCCTCGTCGGTCTTCTTGAGGCTCCAGCCCTCCGGGTAGTTGGCCATAAGGAGGGGCACCTTGTTTGTGGTATGGCTAGTCTTGGGCTTGCCGTCAGGGAATTTCATTTCCTCAGCGTTGCCGTGATCGGCTGTGATAAAGAGGACGTAGCCCTCCTTCTTACAGGCCTCGAGAATCTTGCCAATGGCCTTGTCGGTGGCCTCACAGCCGATGACGGCAGCGTCGTAGACACCAGTGTGACCAACCATGTCAGGAGGGGCAAAGTTGTTCATGACAAAGGGGAACTTCTGCTCACCCAGGCGCTTGACGACCTGGTCGGCGACACCATCGGCAGACATCTCAGGTGCAAGATCGTAGGTAGCGACGGACTTGTTGGAGGGGACAAGATCCTGGGACTGATCACGGGTTTCGAGAGGgaagaccttctcaacaccaccattgAAGAAAAAGGTGACGTGAGCATACTTCTCGGTCTCAGCAATGTGGACCTGCTCAACGTTCTGCTTGCCCAGCCACTCGGCGAGGACGTTACCCATGTGCTGGGGCTTGAAAGCAACCTCAAAGGGATAGTCGCCCTTGTACTGAGTCATGGTGACAAGGGGTTTGATCTTGGGGTACTTGAAGTCGGGAAGAGGAGATCGatcaacatcgccaagaagctggGTGATCTGGCGGACACGGTCGGATCGatagttgaagaagaagacggtaTCGTCATCTATGCTGCTGTTAGAGGATGTGTATGAAACGTGAATATTTTAAACTGAACTTACCCTTAATGCGGCGCTCATCGCCACCAACAATGATGGGAGTGAGGAACTCATCCCGATCAAAATCACCGCCGCGCTCATATCGAGCCTTGACGGTAGCAACGGGATCCTCAGAGGCCTCACCCTCGCCGAGGACAAGACCCTTAAGGGCAATCTCGAGGCGGTCCCAACGCTTATCACGGTCCATGGCAAAGTATCGGCCAACAACGGTACCGATCTCACCGATGCCAATCTCCTTGGCAGTATCGACAAGCTCCTGCATATAGCCAGCGCCGGACTTGGGGTCGGTGTCACGGCCATCACCGAAGAAGTGGATGAAGACCTTGGGCACGCCATACTCCTTGGCGGCCTTGAGGAGGGCGTATAGGTGGGTTTGCTTGGCGTGCTGCTGTGGTATAAGTGACTGCTAATAGAAGGAAGGAACTGTATATGATATGACTTACCACACCACCGTGGGAGACAAGACCGCAGAGGTGTAGTCGGCCGTTCCCAGCAGCAACACTCTGGAAGGTCTTCTTGATAACATCGTTCTGGCCCAGCTGGCCGTTCTTGATGGTTTGGTCGATTCGGACAACATCCTGCCACACAACGCGACCAGCACCAATGTTCAAGTGTCCAACCTCAGAGTTACCCATGAGGCCCTCGGGAAGTCCCACCGCCAGCGATGAGGCCTCGAGCTCAGTGTAGCCCTTGGAGTCCTTGTAGAGAGCGTCCATAACGGGGGTCTTGGCGTTGGTGATGGCATCGCCGTCTTTGGGGCTGTCGGCAGAGGGAATGCCCCAACCGTCAATGACGACTATAAGAATGCAAAAACAACATGATTAGCCAGGCCAATTCCAAGTATACGAGGACGAAACACAATGTAACAATCCAATCCGGTCGCGAGACAATTGGCAATTCCTGAGCGACGGGAGTAGTTGTCTTCAAACGTTGCTCAGGATAACGAGCCATTGCAGCGCTGTTGCTATCGCGATCGCGGGGCATGAAAATGGGTTTGTTGGAATTTGGAGGGGGCGGGGCATGACGACGTACTGAGGCAGGCTTTTTGATCAGTCTTGGACATGATGACTACTGTTTGTTggttcttttttttcttgcaCTGAAGCAATgagaggaaagaagaagaggaccagggaaaaagagaaagaaatagACGAGGTATAAAGAAGAGGCTCTAGGAAGATAAGGATAAGACGGAGAGTAACTCGGGCCTGTCTTGAGTAAAAGAAATGATGCGTGATTTGATGGGCCCAGACACGACAGATGATTTTGCAGGGAAACACGTTGTAGTAGTGGGGGTTTATGTCATGTCACTCACCAGCCATGATTTGTATTCACACGGTGCGTAGTATATGTAAAGACCAATTTTGTACCGTGCAATGATGAGCTCACACTGTCAGTCTCTGACCTTTTCTCCCTCTCTTTCGGACCGTCAACCCAACAACAAAACGGCCCATCGGCCCAATCGATCTTTCCCATTTGCCCACCACCATCTGTGATAAAACTCGACGCTATTACGGGCTTTTATGCAAGGCTGAAAGAATCCACTTGGCCGATTTCCCCGAGCTGTATGTAATAGAGATACGACGCCGTCAGCATCGCTCACCTTGAACTGCCTGCCAACATCATACTACACCGCATCCACACCTACCTCGCCTGATTCTCTCCCACCATTCTTTCCGAGCGAGCCCTCGAGCGGTCAAAGCAGAATCGAGTCATATCATAAAACGACAGACCATGTCTCcatcatctgcatctgcGCCTGCATCCGCATCTGGCCCACACCCATTGGCCCTCCCGCCCACGTTCTCTCCGGATACTCTAGACGCCCTTTCCGAGCTCTCTCTCGTCCTCGCCCGCGTCCGCGCCGGTATTCAGTCGTCGGCTGGAATCACTACCGAGCCTGCACCGGGGACCACCGGTCACAACGCCTCTGGACCTACATTGTCTTTCAAAGATGTCCCTGGAGCCACCGATGGCCTGAAACACAAGCTGCAGCGTGCTCGCGCGCAGGTCCGAGAGCTCCCGGACATGGACCGATCCATCGCTGAACAGAACGATGAGATCCGTGACCTTGAAAATCGCATTGAGAAACAACGAGCATTACTCCAACGACTAAGAGACGAAGCCACTGGAAGGGATCGGAAAGAGGAAGTCAGCGCTGGTGACAAGATGGAGTCATGATACATGTCCAATATTTGTTATGATGAGTCACCTATGATTCTTGGGATTAGACTATTTCTTTTAGCGAGGTTGTCATCTTGATTTACCAGCAGGGTGTTTGGAGTTTCGCGTTGAATAAAAGGATTTACAATTGCGCGTTGCGTTCTACATAATCTGCGGATATGAAGCCTACGGCTGGGTATGAATGTCATCCTTTAACTATTCATCATGGTCATCACCTCCGTGGAATACCCAGCTTTTTTAAGGACTCCTCCACGCTGACACCAGGCTGGCCAGGGACGACAGATCTCCAAAGGTCATCACTGAGCCTCTCGTTTTCGGACAGAGTGGTCCAATTAGGACTGTGACCAGCCTTGAGCCACTTAAAGTCATCGACCTGATCCCACTGGTTTTCTTCAGGCTCCTCAGCGTCCGTCATCTATGCACCTGTTAGTCTGGCTATTCGAATATTGAAGATTATATCTTACATAGGCCTTGGGCAGCGGTGAAAATCGCATGCCAGAGCAGTCCTCAATAATAGGATGACTGCCACAATGCAAGTAGATGTCAACGTTACTGCACTCATGAATCCGCACTTGCCTGGCCACAACAACTATAGTGCTGTCAGACACTCCTGTGATATGGACTGCGCCGTTGACGCGACCCCCGACGATGAGGCTCTTGGACACGTTCTTAATAGCGAGGCCAGGGAAAGCTGAGCCCGAGGATGTCGGAATAGACATATCGATGATACAATTCTTGAGATCAGTGAGGCTGCCCGAAGAGGTGGCACGGGACGCCGAAGACGGTAGAATAATATGTAGCCCTGAATGATTCGAAATGCTAATATTCTTGGCTGCCGAGAAGCTGGGCTTACGAAGGGAAGATGCGCTGGGTCGAGCCATCTCTTCGTTATAATTTTTGTACGTATCCTTGGGCGGTAATTCGCTGAGAGTGtcttccttttcctttctcaCCGAAGGAGGACTGGCGATGGTAGATGCAATGGCGGTGTCATGCTTGGCCCGAGAATGACTTCCAGGGCTAAGTCGAGGGTCGTTCTCAGGAGCGCCCATATCAACGTGGTCGGTCTTACGACGAAACTGAAATTTTGACTTTGGTGTGATTTTGGTGATTGTCTCGTTCAGTTTGTCCTGGAGAGTCTTTAATGGTCTATCGAGCATGCGAATGTCAGTCGAAGCTGCGAGTCAAAGATGCCAGCTGTGTTACCTCAGAATACTGTTTTCTATCATAAGAAGGTGTGTAGTCGGCAGCATCTGACACTTCGTTTTGTAGCTTGGCGATACTGGCTAGAATGTGGTCAATGGCCTCCTGGCGCTCACCACCGACACTAGCAATGGATGGTAGCTCATCGATCAGGTCTTGGAGTACTACGCAACATGGAGGTTAGGCAATGGAGAGCATTTGAAGACCTAAATATCCACTCTTACCTGTAACACTCTCCAGGAAA
Coding sequences within it:
- a CDS encoding 2,3-bisphosphoglycerate-independent phosphoglycerate mutase yields the protein MSKTDQKACLIVIDGWGIPSADSPKDGDAITNAKTPVMDALYKDSKGYTELEASSLAVGLPEGLMGNSEVGHLNIGAGRVVWQDVVRIDQTIKNGQLGQNDVIKKTFQSVAAGNGRLHLCGLVSHGGVHAKQTHLYALLKAAKEYGVPKVFIHFFGDGRDTDPKSGAGYMQELVDTAKEIGIGEIGTVVGRYFAMDRDKRWDRLEIALKGLVLGEGEASEDPVATVKARYERGGDFDRDEFLTPIIVGGDERRIKDDDTVFFFNYRSDRVRQITQLLGDVDRSPLPDFKYPKIKPLVTMTQYKGDYPFEVAFKPQHMGNVLAEWLGKQNVEQVHIAETEKYAHVTFFFNGGVEKVFPLETRDQSQDLVPSNKSVATYDLAPEMSADGVADQVVKRLGEQKFPFVMNNFAPPDMVGHTGVYDAAVIGCEATDKAIGKILEACKKEGYVLFITADHGNAEEMKFPDGKPKTSHTTNKVPLLMANYPEGWSLKKTDEGVLGDVAPTVLAAMGLPQPEEMTGKSLLQKA